The window ATGTTACAATAGTTTGAGACTAGGTTTTTCGGAGGAAAGTTCTGAATATTGATCCCGCTCATGGTATCTTTGAACCACTTTTCTACTTTCTGTTTCCCAATGCCATTTTCTTTTGTCtttccataaatcaactcacgcaacTATGGAGAATGAGGAGTTGTGTTTTCTTTGTTCTGAAAAAGACATTGATGAGAAAAGCACTGACTTCTTGTTTGTGTACTTGGGTTTAACCGTACTGgctttgttgctttaatttgttAGTAGAACTTTTTTCTGTAATGGGCAGTTTTAATAAGTCGTGTCTGGTAATGTGGAAATGTAGATACCTTGTAAAAGCCTTTCTGCTCCTTGTGGTATTTTCAAAAGTTTCAGGCTTGGGATCAATGTCTTCAATTGCGATATCTTATGGTGAATATGGTTCTGTTTTTTGCGGGTTGAAGTCAGATGGATCTCATCTGGTGAGCTGCTATGGCTCCAGTTCTGCTATAGTGTATTCAACTCCAGCTCATTTCCCTTTTATTGGTCTGACTGCTGGAAATGGCTTTGTGTGTGGACTTCTCATGGATTCCTACCAGCCTTATTGTTGGGGTAGAAGCAATTTTGTCCAAATGGGAGTGCCGCAGCCCATGATTAAAGGATCCCAATACTTAGAAATCTCTGCAGGTGAAAATCATTTGTGTGGACTAAGGCAGCCTTTAATGGGGAAGCATAGGAACACTTCACTCGTCGACTGCTGGGGTTATAACATGACCAGAAACAACGAGTTTGACGGTCAGATCCAGTCTATTTCAGCTGGTTCTGAGTTCAATTGTGCTTTGTTTTCCCTCAACAGAACTGTTCTCTGTTGGGGCGATGAGACTAGCAGCCAGGTTATTAGCCTAGCACCAAAAGATTTGAGATTTCTCAAGATTGCAGCTGGGGGATATCATGTCTGTGGGATTCTAGAGGGGGTGAATTCTCGAGTGTATTGCTGGGGAAGGAGCTTGAACCTTGAACAGGAATTCTCTGTTGCTCATTCTTCTCAACTCAATGTTGAATTGGTGGCTCCCAGTGATCCAATTCTATCTGTTGTTGGTGGTAAGTTTCATGCTTGTGGAATTAAGAGCTATGATCGTGGTGTTGTTTGTTGGGGTTACAGTGTTGAGAAAAGCACACCACCTCCTAGTGGAGTTAGGCTTTATGAGATGGCAGCTGGTGATTACTTCACTTGTGGAATCCTGGCGGAAGTTTCACTCTTTCCTGTTTGTTGGGGTTATGGGTTTCCCTCATCTCTACCACTGGCTGTTTCTCCTGGAATCTGCAAATCTAGACCTTGTGCCTCTGGCTTCTATGAGTTTAACAATGGAAGTGCAACTTGCAAGTCTCCTGATTCTCGCATTTGCCTTCCCTGCACAAATGACTGCCCTGTTGAAATGTATCAACAAGGTGAATGCACTTCATCTACAGACAGACAGTGCACATATAATTGCTCAAGTTGTACCTCTGTTGACTGCTTTTACAACTGTTCCAGTGCTATTTCTGGAAGGAAGAGTGCGAAATTTTGGTCATTACAGTTACCAGTAATTGTTGCTGAGGTTGCATTTGCAGTATTCTTGGTGAGTCTTGTATCTCTGACTTCGATTGTATATGTTCGCTACAAATTAAGGAACTGTAGATGCTCAGGGAAACATCCTGTTCCTCACAAGAACGGTTCTTTTCCAAAGGAAATCGCTAAAGATAGGGCTGATTTGGATGATCTTAAGATAAGGAGAGCTCAGATGTTTACTTATGAAGATCTTGATAGAGCAACTGGGGGATTCAAAGAAGAATCACAAGTTGGAAAGGGTAGCTTTTCGTGTGTGTTCAAGGGGGTTTTGAAGGACGGTACTGTGGTTGCGGTCAAGAGGGCTATAATGTCATCCGACATGAAGAAGAATTCAAAGGAGTTCCACACTGAGCTAGACCTGCTGTCCAGGTTAAATCATGCTCATTTGCTCAATTTGCTTGGTTATTGTGAAGAAGGTGGAGAGAGACTGCTAGTTTATGAGTACATGGCTAATGGCTCGTTGCATCAACATCTACACgggaaaaagaaggagaaattgGATTGGATAAGAAGGGCAACCATTGCAGTCCAAGCTGCTCGGGGAATAGAATATTTGCATGGTTATGCATGTCCACCTGTGATTCACAGAGACATCAAGTCCTCAAACATCCTTATAGATGAAGAACACAATGCTCGAGTGGCTGATTTTGGGCTTTCCTTGCTTGGACCTGCTAATAGCAGTTCTCCTTTAGCTGAGTTACCAGCAGGGACACTTGGGTACCTTGATCCTGAGTACTACAGACTACATTATCTGACGACCAAATCTGATGTCTATAGCTTTGGTGTTTTGCTTTTGGAAATTCTAAGTGGTCGGAAAGCCATTGACATGCAATACAATGAAGGGAACATAGTGGAGTGGGCCGTCCCATTAATCAAAGCTGGTGAAATAGAAGCAATACTGGATCCAGTTTTGACACCACCTTCTGATGTTGAAGCTCTTCGAAGAATTGCTAATATAGCCAGCAAATGCGTGAGAATGAGAGGGAAGGAGAGGCCATCAATGGACAAAGTAACTACTGCTTTAGAGAGAGCACTTGCTCAATTGATGGGTAGTCCAAGCAATGACCAGCCTATCTTGCCAACAGAGGTTGTTCTAGGAAGCAGCAGATTGCACAAGAAGTCCTCATCAAATCGGTCGACCTCAGAAACAACAGATGTTGCAGAAACTGAGGATCAGAGGTTCGTTGAATTCAGAGCTCCTTCCTGGATTACTTTCCCTAGTGTTGCATCATCTCAGAGGAGAAAGTCTTCAGTATCAGATGCAGATGTTGAAGCAAAGAATTTAGAAATCAGGAACTGTGGAAATGGCACTGACGGGTTGAGAAGTTTGGAAGAAGAAATTGGACCAGCTTCACCTCATGAACACTTGTTCTTGAAACACAACTTCTAATTAACATAACACCAAAAAGGAAATGCTCTGCAGGGTGATGCTTATTTTGTTTGTAGAAGAAATGTATACAAGTAAAGGGAAATCTTGATAACTAGAACGCCTGTGATCAAGAATTCCCTTTCAACATTTGGCTATGAGCTCTAGCTAGATGTTTGATCTTGTAATTgtaagttctttttttttctgcTGCATTCAATTCTGATAATTGACGCTTTCTTGGTAAACTAGAGGGCATGATATGATGGACGTGTACTGGATCATTCTGTTGAGTTGGAACTGGATTCGTCTATTCTAATCTTGGCCAACTTACATGAGAAATTAAACAACAGGGTTATTAAgtcttttttagtttttggtgACTCTTGACCAAGATTAAAGGTCAAAGacaattaaaaataagtttaagttaATTAAACTCAATTAACATTTTTCAAACT of the Capsicum annuum cultivar UCD-10X-F1 chromosome 11, UCD10Xv1.1, whole genome shotgun sequence genome contains:
- the LOC107848254 gene encoding serine/threonine-protein kinase-like protein ACR4, with the protein product MGSFNKSCLVMWKCRYLVKAFLLLVVFSKVSGLGSMSSIAISYGEYGSVFCGLKSDGSHLVSCYGSSSAIVYSTPAHFPFIGLTAGNGFVCGLLMDSYQPYCWGRSNFVQMGVPQPMIKGSQYLEISAGENHLCGLRQPLMGKHRNTSLVDCWGYNMTRNNEFDGQIQSISAGSEFNCALFSLNRTVLCWGDETSSQVISLAPKDLRFLKIAAGGYHVCGILEGVNSRVYCWGRSLNLEQEFSVAHSSQLNVELVAPSDPILSVVGGKFHACGIKSYDRGVVCWGYSVEKSTPPPSGVRLYEMAAGDYFTCGILAEVSLFPVCWGYGFPSSLPLAVSPGICKSRPCASGFYEFNNGSATCKSPDSRICLPCTNDCPVEMYQQGECTSSTDRQCTYNCSSCTSVDCFYNCSSAISGRKSAKFWSLQLPVIVAEVAFAVFLVSLVSLTSIVYVRYKLRNCRCSGKHPVPHKNGSFPKEIAKDRADLDDLKIRRAQMFTYEDLDRATGGFKEESQVGKGSFSCVFKGVLKDGTVVAVKRAIMSSDMKKNSKEFHTELDLLSRLNHAHLLNLLGYCEEGGERLLVYEYMANGSLHQHLHGKKKEKLDWIRRATIAVQAARGIEYLHGYACPPVIHRDIKSSNILIDEEHNARVADFGLSLLGPANSSSPLAELPAGTLGYLDPEYYRLHYLTTKSDVYSFGVLLLEILSGRKAIDMQYNEGNIVEWAVPLIKAGEIEAILDPVLTPPSDVEALRRIANIASKCVRMRGKERPSMDKVTTALERALAQLMGSPSNDQPILPTEVVLGSSRLHKKSSSNRSTSETTDVAETEDQRFVEFRAPSWITFPSVASSQRRKSSVSDADVEAKNLEIRNCGNGTDGLRSLEEEIGPASPHEHLFLKHNF